A window from Lytechinus pictus isolate F3 Inbred chromosome 9, Lp3.0, whole genome shotgun sequence encodes these proteins:
- the LOC129267745 gene encoding troponin T, cardiac muscle isoforms-like isoform X2, whose amino-acid sequence MAAVEQEGEHTLTEEEESAISDKKRQEFKQEIIQSLKMVRKIIESYDEEIAALRKKRLERKNEQAMWLERITKSEEERKRRQREENERLKAQREQKKKEREERQRAMRNPNAYKNVVQDERIRFARMTVEELAREKEETLAKRAPAIDVDSLTSEEAIKEAARDLYAKIVKAFGNLFDLQEKEKRQKYDIKELNTRIAALQAAKVKPTSDGKIKKITLPFGDQEAAE is encoded by the exons ATGGCGGCTGTTGAGCAAGAAGGAGAGCa CACTCTGACGGAAGAGGAGGAGTCAGCCATTTCAGATAAG AAAAGGCAGGAGTTCAAACAGGAGATCATCCAGTCTTTGAAGATGGTGAGGAAGATCATCGAGTCGTACGACGAGGAGATAGCTGCCCTCAGGAAGAAAAGG CTTGAGAGGAAAAATGAGCAAGCGATGTGGCTGGAGAGAATCACGAAGAGtgaagaagagagaaagagaagacaACGGGAAGAGAATGAAAGACTAAAAGCACAGAGAGaacaaaagaagaaggagagagaagagaggcAACGCGCCATGAGGAACCCCAACGCGTACAAGAATGTTGTTCAG gatgagAGGATAAGGTTTGCCAGGATGACGGTTGAAGAGCTCGctagagagaaagaagagaccCTTGCTAAACGAGCACCAGCCATCGATGTTGATTCCCTGACGTCGGAGGAAGCCATTAAAGAAGCAGCACGTGATCTTTATGCTAAGATCGTCAAAGCTTTCGGCAACCTCTTTGATCTacaggagaaagaaaagagacagAAATATGAT ATTAAGGAACTCAATACACGTATCGCCGCTTTGCAAGCTGCTAA GGTGAAACCTACATCGGATGGCAAGATAAAGAAGATAACTCTACCTTTCGGAGATCAG GAGGCCGCTGAATAG
- the LOC129267745 gene encoding troponin T, cardiac muscle isoforms-like isoform X1: MRLGARESLKQIQDLLAQYDAEADKVVSIFKRQEFKQEIIQSLKMVRKIIESYDEEIAALRKKRLERKNEQAMWLERITKSEEERKRRQREENERLKAQREQKKKEREERQRAMRNPNAYKNVVQDERIRFARMTVEELAREKEETLAKRAPAIDVDSLTSEEAIKEAARDLYAKIVKAFGNLFDLQEKEKRQKYDIKELNTRIAALQAAKVKPTSDGKIKKITLPFGDQEAAE, translated from the exons atgagACTCGGGGCCCGAGAATCTCTCAAGCAAATCCAGGACTTGCTCGCCCAGTATGACGCCGAGGCAGACAAAGTAGTCTCAATTTTT AAAAGGCAGGAGTTCAAACAGGAGATCATCCAGTCTTTGAAGATGGTGAGGAAGATCATCGAGTCGTACGACGAGGAGATAGCTGCCCTCAGGAAGAAAAGG CTTGAGAGGAAAAATGAGCAAGCGATGTGGCTGGAGAGAATCACGAAGAGtgaagaagagagaaagagaagacaACGGGAAGAGAATGAAAGACTAAAAGCACAGAGAGaacaaaagaagaaggagagagaagagaggcAACGCGCCATGAGGAACCCCAACGCGTACAAGAATGTTGTTCAG gatgagAGGATAAGGTTTGCCAGGATGACGGTTGAAGAGCTCGctagagagaaagaagagaccCTTGCTAAACGAGCACCAGCCATCGATGTTGATTCCCTGACGTCGGAGGAAGCCATTAAAGAAGCAGCACGTGATCTTTATGCTAAGATCGTCAAAGCTTTCGGCAACCTCTTTGATCTacaggagaaagaaaagagacagAAATATGAT ATTAAGGAACTCAATACACGTATCGCCGCTTTGCAAGCTGCTAA GGTGAAACCTACATCGGATGGCAAGATAAAGAAGATAACTCTACCTTTCGGAGATCAG GAGGCCGCTGAATAG